The genomic stretch GATTTCGGAGTGGTCAGCACTCCCTTTGAGGCAAAGAGCGAGGTCATGCGGACCGATGTTAAGGAAATCAGGAACGTGTTTGTGGCGGGGGATAAGTTCCGTTATTTAAAGGATCAGGAGCTGGATTATGATGTTTTAAAGGAACTGCCTTGTATATTTCTTGAAAAGAATACCAGCACAAGAACCTTTATGGATGAATATCTGGCAGGCCATGAGATCGTGGTAGAACCGGAGTTTGAGCTTTCCACCAGTGACATGATCGTTCAGTTTGCCATGAGAAATCTTGGAATCGGCTGTGTGATGTCAGGGTTTGCACAGATGGAGTTGGAGAAGGGGAGTCTTTTTGAGCTTAAGTTCCGGGAAGATATGCCGAAACGTCACTTTACCATTGTCACTGATATCAAAACGCCCGTATCTCCGGCAGGAAAGCGCCTTTTACAACTGATGACAGATGATATAATCTAGACTTATGTCAAATATAAATAATATTAATTTTACTTATGCGTATTCATGAGTTATCATAGGTAAGTAACAGGCATTTTTTCACTCGAAGGAGGAGCAATCATATGGTAAGAGCA from Lacrimispora sphenoides JCM 1415 encodes the following:
- a CDS encoding LysR family transcriptional regulator — translated: MSSNLEYYKVFYYVAQLKSITLAAEKLCISQPAVSQAVRQLEKALDSQLFLRTSKGVRLTREGEFFYGYVKSGLENIWHGESMLNRLKDLDTGEVRIGASDMTLQFYLLPYLEKFHELYPGIKVSVSNGPTPETLRYLYDGKIDFGVVSTPFEAKSEVMRTDVKEIRNVFVAGDKFRYLKDQELDYDVLKELPCIFLEKNTSTRTFMDEYLAGHEIVVEPEFELSTSDMIVQFAMRNLGIGCVMSGFAQMELEKGSLFELKFREDMPKRHFTIVTDIKTPVSPAGKRLLQLMTDDII